A genomic region of Trifolium pratense cultivar HEN17-A07 linkage group LG3, ARS_RC_1.1, whole genome shotgun sequence contains the following coding sequences:
- the LOC123912906 gene encoding NAD-dependent protein deacetylase SRT1 isoform X1, whose amino-acid sequence MSLGYAEKLSYIEDVGNVGMTEHFDPSHVLLEKIEQLASMIKKSKHLVVFTGAGISTSCGIPDFRGPKGIWTLQREGKALPEASLPFHRAVPSLTHMALVELEKAGILKFVISQNVDGLHLRSGIPREKLSELHGNSFMETCPSCGAEYFRDFEVETIGLKETSRRCSDVKCGTRLKDTVLDWEDALPPKEMDPAEKHCKQADIVLCLGTSLQITPACNLPLKALRGGGKVVIVNLQKTPKDKNATLVIHGFSDKVITGVMEHLNMQIPPFIRIDLFQIIVVHALSNDKKFVNWTLQVASVHAQKAALPFIKSVEVSFLETEGFKPAILEEQPFRLKRRTAYNKAFEMVLNLNFGDGCGCSSLEVDVPIDFTSSTDCFNFDKDVIFQKLRDKAVNESKCGQNAVIERKTISTPSSNVTTYAVVTNAVHYSKPVPTSLTNGDHKKRKDSMTGTGSSRKRSKVSKGKSKV is encoded by the exons ATGTCTCTTGGGTATGCTGAAAAACTATCCTATATAGAAGATGTAGGCAACGTTGGAATGACAGAACATTTCGACCCATCTCATGTTTTGCTTGAAAAA ATAGAGCAACTGGCTAGCATGATTAAAAAG AGTAAGCATCTAGTAGTGTTCACAGGTGCAGGAATATCAACTTCTTGTGGTATACCTGATTTTCGAGGTCCCAAGGGAATTTGGACGCTTCAG CGTGAAGGTAAAGCCTTGCCAGAAGCATCATTACCATTTCACCGTGCAGTGCCAAGCTTGACTCATATGGCTCTGGTTGAATTAGAAAAGGCTGGTATTTTGAAGTTTGTTATCAGCCAG AATGTTGATGGTCTCCATCTTCGATCTGGAATACCAAGGGAGAAACTGTCTGAACTGCACGGGAATTCCTTTATGGAAACATGCCCTTCTTGTGGAGCTGA GTACTTTCGTGATTTTGAGGTCGAAACTATTGGTTTAAAGGAGACATCACGGCGGTGTTCAGATGTAAAATGTGGAACAAGACTTAAGGATACAGTCCTTGACTGGGAG GATGCATTGCCTCCAAAGGAGATGGATCCTGCTGAGAAGCACTGCAAACAGGCCGATATAGTGTTGTGCTTGGGGACAag TCTGCAAATAACTCCAGCATGCAACTTGCCTCTTAAAGCACTCCGTGGCGGAGGTAAAGTTGTCATTGTAAATCTCCAG AAAACCCCAAAGGACAAAAACGCCACTTTAGTCATACATGGGTTTTCCGATAAG GTTATTACAGGTGTTATGGAGCACCTTAATATGCAGATTCCTCCTTTCATCAGGATTGACCTTTTCCAGATTATTGTAGTGCATGCTTTGAGCAATG ATAAAAAATTTGTGAACTGGACTCTCCAAGTTGCAAGTGTCCATGCCCAGAAAGCAGCACTACCTTTCATCAAGTCTGTCGAG GTTTCCTTCTTGGAGACGGAAGGTTTCAAACCAGCCATTCTGGAGGAGCAACCATTTCGGCTTAAAAG GAGAACAGCATATAACAAAGCATTTGAAATGGTTCTAAACCTCAATTTTGGTGATGGCTGCGGTTGCTCTTCCCTTGAAGTTGATGTTCCGATAGATTTTACG AGTTCAACTGACTGCTTCAACTTCGACAAGGATGTCATATTCCAAAAGCTGAGAGACAAGGCAGTTAATGAATCAAAATGCGGTCAGAATGCTGTTATCGAAAGAAAGACCATCTCGACACCTAGTAGCAACGTTACTACCTATGCAGTTGTGACCAATGCCGTTCATTACAGCAAACCAGTCCCCACTTCTCTAACCAATGGTGAtcataaaaagagaaaagataGCATGACCGGTACAGGATCATCGAGGAAGCGCTCAAAAGTTTCTAAGGGTAAATCGAAGGTGTAA
- the LOC123912906 gene encoding NAD-dependent protein deacetylase SRT1 isoform X2, with amino-acid sequence MIKKSKHLVVFTGAGISTSCGIPDFRGPKGIWTLQREGKALPEASLPFHRAVPSLTHMALVELEKAGILKFVISQNVDGLHLRSGIPREKLSELHGNSFMETCPSCGAEYFRDFEVETIGLKETSRRCSDVKCGTRLKDTVLDWEDALPPKEMDPAEKHCKQADIVLCLGTSLQITPACNLPLKALRGGGKVVIVNLQKTPKDKNATLVIHGFSDKVITGVMEHLNMQIPPFIRIDLFQIIVVHALSNDKKFVNWTLQVASVHAQKAALPFIKSVEVSFLETEGFKPAILEEQPFRLKRRTAYNKAFEMVLNLNFGDGCGCSSLEVDVPIDFTSSTDCFNFDKDVIFQKLRDKAVNESKCGQNAVIERKTISTPSSNVTTYAVVTNAVHYSKPVPTSLTNGDHKKRKDSMTGTGSSRKRSKVSKGKSKV; translated from the exons ATGATTAAAAAG AGTAAGCATCTAGTAGTGTTCACAGGTGCAGGAATATCAACTTCTTGTGGTATACCTGATTTTCGAGGTCCCAAGGGAATTTGGACGCTTCAG CGTGAAGGTAAAGCCTTGCCAGAAGCATCATTACCATTTCACCGTGCAGTGCCAAGCTTGACTCATATGGCTCTGGTTGAATTAGAAAAGGCTGGTATTTTGAAGTTTGTTATCAGCCAG AATGTTGATGGTCTCCATCTTCGATCTGGAATACCAAGGGAGAAACTGTCTGAACTGCACGGGAATTCCTTTATGGAAACATGCCCTTCTTGTGGAGCTGA GTACTTTCGTGATTTTGAGGTCGAAACTATTGGTTTAAAGGAGACATCACGGCGGTGTTCAGATGTAAAATGTGGAACAAGACTTAAGGATACAGTCCTTGACTGGGAG GATGCATTGCCTCCAAAGGAGATGGATCCTGCTGAGAAGCACTGCAAACAGGCCGATATAGTGTTGTGCTTGGGGACAag TCTGCAAATAACTCCAGCATGCAACTTGCCTCTTAAAGCACTCCGTGGCGGAGGTAAAGTTGTCATTGTAAATCTCCAG AAAACCCCAAAGGACAAAAACGCCACTTTAGTCATACATGGGTTTTCCGATAAG GTTATTACAGGTGTTATGGAGCACCTTAATATGCAGATTCCTCCTTTCATCAGGATTGACCTTTTCCAGATTATTGTAGTGCATGCTTTGAGCAATG ATAAAAAATTTGTGAACTGGACTCTCCAAGTTGCAAGTGTCCATGCCCAGAAAGCAGCACTACCTTTCATCAAGTCTGTCGAG GTTTCCTTCTTGGAGACGGAAGGTTTCAAACCAGCCATTCTGGAGGAGCAACCATTTCGGCTTAAAAG GAGAACAGCATATAACAAAGCATTTGAAATGGTTCTAAACCTCAATTTTGGTGATGGCTGCGGTTGCTCTTCCCTTGAAGTTGATGTTCCGATAGATTTTACG AGTTCAACTGACTGCTTCAACTTCGACAAGGATGTCATATTCCAAAAGCTGAGAGACAAGGCAGTTAATGAATCAAAATGCGGTCAGAATGCTGTTATCGAAAGAAAGACCATCTCGACACCTAGTAGCAACGTTACTACCTATGCAGTTGTGACCAATGCCGTTCATTACAGCAAACCAGTCCCCACTTCTCTAACCAATGGTGAtcataaaaagagaaaagataGCATGACCGGTACAGGATCATCGAGGAAGCGCTCAAAAGTTTCTAAGGGTAAATCGAAGGTGTAA
- the LOC123912907 gene encoding nudix hydrolase 10-like, translated as MELVCVVELMSVAASPALPLGDHLCENGFECVEILPSTNDAHGGVIVDLKDPMDPEIFASLLKSSLLQWKKQRKDGVWIKLPIELVNLVEIAVKEGFWYHHAEPNYVMLVYWIPKTGCTIPPNASHRVRIAAIVLNDKKEMLVVKEKRGKFHGIGVWKPPTGVVDAGEEIFEAAIREVKEETGIDTEFLEVLGFRQEHNIFFGKSDLTFLCMLHPLSFDIKRQELEIEAAQWMPFEEYAAQPFNQKHESFKYTIELCIAKMERVYTGLCPRPVSSFFSKDLSYVYLNTKDLDKSS; from the exons ATGGAACTTGTTTGTGTTG TTGAGCTAATGTCAGTGGCAGCTAGTCCAGCACTCCCTTTAGGGGATCACTTGTGTGAAAATGGATTTGAATGTGTTGAAATTCTCCCTTCCACCAATGATGCACATGGAGGAGTCATTGTTGACTTGAAGGATCCTATGGACCCTGAAATTTTTGCTAGTTTGCTTAAATCTTCACTTTTACAATGGAAGAAACAG CGAAAAGATGGTGTATGGATCAAGTTACCTATTGAACTTGTTAATCTTGTTGAAATTGCAGTTAAG GAGGGTTTCTGGTACCACCATGCTGAGCCAAACTATGTAATGTTAGTTTACTGGATTCCTAAAACAGGCTGCACAATCCCTCCAAATGCTTCTCATCGCGTACGCATTGCCGCCATTGTCTTGAATGATAAGAAAGAG ATGCTAGTTGTAAAGGAAAAAAGAGGTAAATTTCATGGAATTGGAGTTTGGAAGCCACCTACTGGAGTAGTTGATGCA GGTGAGGAGATTTTTGAAGCAGCTATTAGAGAAGTAAAAGAAGAGACAGGA ATTGATACAGAATTTTTGGAGGTACTTGGATTCAg ACAGGAACACAATATATTCTTTGGAAAATCAGACCTAACTTTTCTTTGCATGTTGCATCCTCTTTCTTTTGACATCAAAAGGCAAGAACTTGAAATTGAGGCAGCTCAG TGGATGCCATTCGAAGAATATGCAGCACAGCCATTTAATCAGAAGCATGAGTCCTTCAAGTACACAATTGAATTATgcatagcaaagatggaaagAGTCTATACTGGACTATGTCCTAGGCCTGTCTCATCATTTTTCTCTAAGGATTTGAGTTATGTATACTTGAATACCAAAGACTTAGACAAATCTTCTTGA
- the LOC123912908 gene encoding fasciclin-like arabinogalactan protein 1: MQNFLRPSPMAAFTAALLFISTIFTTSNAHNITAILSKDPEFSTFNHYLTLTHLAPAINGKQTITVLAVDNDAMHDLTSKNLSISTVKNILSLHVLLDYYDTKKLHQITKGTTDVATMYQTTGAATGIAGHVNITVLRGGKVGFGAQDNDGTLPATYVKSIQEIPSNISVLQISQILPSASAEAPTPPPTEHNITDIMSKQGCKSFAETLAANPDAFDTFNGNLNGGLTVFCPADKAFNAFLPKFKNLTTVAKIALLEFHGIPVYQSKDMLKSSNGPMNTLATDRGGYDFDVQNDGDEITLKTKAVTAKIMDTIFDEVPDAIFTISKVLLPEELFKGKAQSPSPAPAPEPAAADGPQPPKKKGKKKDAPADDDSDSPADSPDDSADDNADDKNGAAVRFNGIFFMVLSLVLGFLLL, encoded by the coding sequence CAGAACTTTCTCCGACCGTCACCTATGGCGGCGTTCACGGCGGCGCTACTCTTCATCTCAACCATTTTCACAACCTCCAACGCACACAACATCACAGCCATTCTCTCCAAAGACCCTGAATTCTCCACCTTCAACCACTACCTAACCCTAACACACCTCGCACCAGCAATCAACGGCAAACAAACAATCACCGTCTTAGCCGTCGACAACGACGCCATGCACGACTTAACATCCAAAAACCTTTCGATCTCCACCGTCAAAAACATCCTCTCCCTCCACGTCCTCCTCGACTACTACGACACCAAAAAGCTTCACCAAATCACAAAAGGAACCACTGACGTAGCCACAATGTACCAAACCACCGGCGCCGCTACTGGAATAGCAGGACACGTCAACATTACCGTTCTTCGCGGCGGAAAAGTCGGATTCGGTGCTCAAGACAACGATGGAACCCTACCTGCTACTTACGTCAAATCAATTCAAGAAATTCCTTCCAACATTTCCGTTCTACAAATCAGTCAAATTCTTCCTTCCGCCTCCGCTGAAGCTCCTACACCACCGCCAACCGAACATAACATCACCGATATAATGTCCAAACAGGGTTGCAAATCCTTCGCCGAAACACTTGCCGCTAATCCTGACGCGTTCGACACTTTTAACGGCAATCTCAACGGTGGATTAACCGTTTTTTGTCCCGCCGATAAAGCTTTCAATGCTTTCTTACCAAAATTCAAAAACCTAACAACCGTCGCAAAAATCGCGCTTCTCGAATTTCACGGTATTCCGGTTTATCAATCAAAAGATATGCTGAAATCGAGTAATGGACCTATGAACACTCTTGCTACAGATCGTGGCGGTTACGATTTCGATGTTCAAAACGACGGTGATGAGATCACACTGAAGACGAAAGCTGTAACTGCTAAGATAATGGACACGATCTTTGATGAAGTTCCCGATGCGATCTTTACTATTTCTAAGGTTCTTCTTCCAGAGGAGTTGTTTAAAGGTAAAGCTCAGAGTCCTTCTCCGGCACCGGCGCCGGAGCCTGCTGCTGCTGATGGTCCTCAGCCGCCTAAgaaaaagggaaagaagaaggaTGCGCCGGCGGACGATGATTCTGACTCGCCGGCTGATTCGCCGGATGATTCAGCTGATGATAATGCCGATGATAAAAACGGCGCCGCCGTTAGGTTTAACGGTAtcttttttatggttttgagtTTGGTTTTGGGATTTTTATTGCTCTGA